In a single window of the Elaeis guineensis isolate ETL-2024a chromosome 4, EG11, whole genome shotgun sequence genome:
- the LOC109504942 gene encoding uncharacterized protein — translation MISLLDIVKYLNGDRKLQNVGLEIFIARIILDVHLQSEPFKFFLESELVSDKEKHVNEMMNQNHCSVETLMHFWNLWKKKILDLLSYLHLPDRPDKNDLSMYENFCLMYFGVRKEENSIIVLDPEANWLKDNQGGFLERSHNLIKLSFIQFVTYAQHFWNSELSSVGTRVLDRLESLHTFGSKNEFPLLSKGRIVLCIFEVAKFLSESKLLGIKCYSRKNEKFLALSKRSLFDLVFLLDWRRAMTKSMIALRENGSTKQILGEVLDENLSHKCSKLTHGQIGRIVMLLFVAGQLTDQLFQRISTLLDHMPAWTDFIGALKDFINCGYGHVPLVCKFQKALESTFETSWKQEPDYISPHCFMYLIECLVFFASSCLGNQSFYTTKSTLLEMVTYYSYKEYMGACLVVPNVELHNSVARALVYVSDMVQRLLNNKRDIQEWIKKSTNPTWCCSTLVLRLVIVLSLVHLNNGSDMSVVRKLLLRKDIQSDLPVVFQKKFYSAGSSQICDRLHFLRNF, via the coding sequence ATGATCAGTCTTCTTGACATAGTAAAATACTTGAATGGTGATCGCAAACTTCAAAATGTTGGATTAGAAATTTTCATTGCACGTATAATTCTTGATGTCCATCTTCAGTCTGAGCCCTTCAAGTTCTTTTTGGAATCAGAATTAGTTTCAGATAAGGAAAAGCATGTTAATGAAATGATGAATCAGAATCACTGTTCTGTTGAGACGTTGATGCACTTCTGGAATTTGTGGAAGAAGAAGATATTAGATCTGTTGTCCTACCTTCATTTGCCCGACCGTCCTGATAAAAATGATTTATCGATGTATGAAAATTTTTGTCTTATGTATTTTGGAGTTAGAAAAGAGGAGAATTCCATTATTGTATTGGATCCTGAAGCAAATTGGTTGAAAGATAATCAGGGTGGCTTTCTTGAGAGGAGTCATAACTTGATTAAGTTGAGTTTCATTCAATTTGTTACATATGCTCAACATTTTTGGAATTCAGAACTTTCTTCTGTTGGTACAAGAGTGCTGGATAGACTTGAATCTTTACATACTTTCGGTTCCAAGAATGAGTTCCCCCTACTGTCCAAAGGAAGGATCGTcctttgtatttttgaagttgcaAAATTTCTTAGCGAATCAAAATTACTTGGCATAAAATGCTATTCACGAAAAAATGAAAAATTCCTTGCTTTGTCAAAAAGATCCCTTTTTGATCTAGTTTTTCTACTTGATTGGAGAAGGGCAATGACAAAGAGCATGATTGCATTGCGTGAGAATGGATCTACAAAGCAGATCCTTGGAGAAGTCCTTGATGAAAATCTCAGCCATAAGTGTAGTAAGCTGACACATGGACAAATTGGGAGAATTGTGATGTTGTTATTTGTTGCTGGACAGCTAACTGACCAATTGTTTCAGAGGATCAGCACACTTTTGGATCATATGCCAGCATGGACAGATTTTATTGGTGCTCTGAAAGATTTTATAAATTGTGGCTATGGGCATGTTCCATTAGTCTGCAAATTTCAGAAAGCTTTGGAAAGTACTTTCGAGACAAGCTGGAAGCAGGAGCCTGATTACATTTCTCCTCACTGTTTCATGTATCTCATTGAGTGCCTTGTGTTTTTCGCATCATCCTGCCTGGGAAACCAAAGCTTTTATACTACCAAGTCAACTCTCCTTGAAATGGTCACCTACTACAGTTACAAGGAATATATGGGTGCGTGTTTGGTTGTTCCCAATGTGGAGCTCCATAATTCCGTTGCCAGGGCTCTTGTTTATGTTTCAGACATGGTTCAAAGGCTTCTAAACAACAAGCGTGATATACAGGAATGGATCAAAAAGTCTACCAACCCTACTTGGTGTTGTTCAACTCTGGTGTTGCGGTTAGTCATTGTCCTGTCTCTGGTGCATTTAAATAATGGATCAGATATGTCTGTGGTTAGAAAACTACTTTTAAGGAAAGATATCCAGTCAGATTTACCTGTAGTGTTCCAAAAGAAGTTTTACAGTGCAGGATCATCTCAAATATGTGATAGGCTGCATTTTCTTAGAAATTTCTGA